A window of the Corynebacterium minutissimum genome harbors these coding sequences:
- a CDS encoding isoprenyl transferase — protein MITPDPNRVLHPPAIPQEFLPRHIALVMDGNGRWAEERGMKRTEGHRRGEAVLLDVVDACLALGIPYLSAYAFSTENWRRSAEEVRFLMGFNRDVLRRQRHWLNERGVRVVWAGRRPRLWRSVIKELEAAEELTKDNTKMTLVMCVNYGGRAELVDGIRTLAEQVSRGELDPRSINEKTVSSVMYDPDMPDVDLFLRPSGEKRTSNFLLWQSAYAEMIYQDKLFPDFTPQDLFAAVEEYARRDRRFGGVK, from the coding sequence GTGATTACGCCTGACCCGAACCGAGTGCTCCACCCGCCCGCTATCCCGCAGGAGTTCCTGCCGCGCCACATCGCGCTGGTCATGGACGGAAATGGCCGCTGGGCAGAGGAGCGCGGAATGAAGCGCACCGAGGGCCATCGTAGGGGAGAAGCAGTGCTTCTCGACGTCGTCGATGCCTGCCTCGCCCTCGGCATTCCCTACCTCTCGGCCTATGCTTTCTCCACGGAGAACTGGCGCCGCAGTGCCGAGGAGGTCCGCTTCCTCATGGGCTTTAACCGCGACGTGCTGCGCCGCCAGCGCCACTGGCTCAACGAGAGGGGAGTGCGCGTGGTGTGGGCAGGCCGCCGCCCGCGTCTGTGGCGCTCAGTTATCAAGGAGCTCGAGGCCGCCGAGGAGCTCACCAAGGACAACACCAAGATGACCCTGGTGATGTGCGTGAATTACGGAGGGCGCGCCGAGCTTGTCGACGGCATCCGTACCCTCGCCGAGCAGGTCTCCCGCGGCGAGCTCGACCCACGCTCCATCAACGAGAAGACGGTGAGCTCGGTGATGTATGACCCCGATATGCCGGACGTGGATTTGTTCCTGCGCCCTTCCGGCGAGAAGCGCACCTCCAATTTCCTGCTCTGGCAGTCGGCCTACGCAGAGATGATTTATCAAGACAAGCTCTTCCCAGACTTCACTCCGCAAGACCTGTTCGCTGCGGTGGAAGAGTACGCGCGGCGTGACCGTCGCTTCGGCGGTGTCAAATAG
- the recO gene encoding DNA repair protein RecO: protein MRENFRDRALVIRTYDFGEADRIIVLLTRNHGLVRGVAKGVRRAKSRFGSRLQLFVNLDVQLYPGRNLYTIAQADTVDYFGARIIEDYERYTAACAALESAERLAAADAPGDPYLYEACVDVLNQLQHGDPLLLLDAFLLKSMSHAGWAPSLFDCAQCQRPGPHHAFHPAVGGAACHQCRPPGAAEVDPETLHHMWLIAHGHPSQPTHAQAQEAHRLTRAHLQWHLERSVGALGIMEQ from the coding sequence ATGCGCGAGAATTTCCGCGACCGCGCCCTCGTCATCCGCACCTACGATTTCGGGGAGGCGGACCGCATCATCGTGCTGCTGACACGCAATCACGGTCTCGTGCGCGGCGTGGCGAAGGGGGTGCGCCGCGCGAAGTCGCGCTTCGGCTCGCGCCTGCAGCTCTTCGTCAACCTCGACGTGCAGCTTTACCCCGGCCGCAACCTCTACACCATCGCGCAGGCAGACACGGTGGACTATTTCGGAGCGCGCATCATCGAGGACTATGAGCGCTATACCGCCGCCTGCGCCGCCCTCGAGTCCGCTGAGCGCCTCGCCGCCGCCGACGCCCCTGGGGATCCCTACCTCTACGAGGCGTGTGTTGACGTCCTCAACCAACTCCAGCACGGAGATCCGCTCTTGCTTCTCGACGCCTTCCTCCTCAAATCCATGTCCCACGCCGGCTGGGCGCCCAGCCTGTTCGATTGCGCCCAGTGCCAAAGGCCCGGCCCCCACCACGCCTTCCACCCGGCCGTGGGCGGGGCTGCTTGCCACCAATGCCGCCCGCCGGGAGCCGCCGAGGTGGACCCGGAAACCCTGCACCACATGTGGCTCATCGCCCACGGTCACCCTAGCCAGCCCACCCACGCCCAGGCGCAGGAAGCCCACCGCCTGACCCGCGCCCACCTGCAATGGCATCTTGAGCGAAGCGTTGGCGCGTTGGGAATCATGGAACAGTAG
- a CDS encoding helix-turn-helix transcriptional regulator — MDNRLKEIREQRGLSQQGLATELGVSRQTIISIEKGRYDPSLPLAFQIARHFSCRIEDIFIPDV, encoded by the coding sequence GTGGATAACCGCCTCAAAGAGATACGCGAACAACGCGGGCTCTCGCAACAAGGCCTCGCCACCGAATTGGGAGTCTCGCGCCAAACCATCATCAGCATTGAAAAGGGGCGCTACGATCCTTCGCTTCCCCTCGCCTTTCAGATTGCGCGCCACTTTTCCTGCCGCATCGAGGACATCTTTATCCCAGATGTCTAG
- a CDS encoding ArsR/SmtB family transcription factor, with amino-acid sequence MNTTPEAPLSFDIDAATTVISALDSPLRIDIIQRLAERDHYVHELVAATGKSQPLISQHLRVLKRANIVDSERLGREVRYSLAAPKVLPLLADAALATT; translated from the coding sequence GTGAATACCACTCCTGAAGCCCCTCTCTCCTTTGATATCGATGCCGCCACGACGGTCATCAGTGCTTTAGATTCACCTTTGCGTATCGATATCATTCAGCGCCTAGCTGAGCGCGATCACTATGTGCACGAGCTCGTTGCCGCAACGGGTAAGTCGCAGCCACTTATAAGCCAACACCTGCGCGTTCTCAAACGCGCGAACATTGTGGATAGCGAACGTTTGGGTCGCGAGGTGCGCTACAGCTTGGCGGCTCCTAAGGTGTTGCCGCTGCTTGCCGACGCTGCCCTGGCCACCACCTAA
- a CDS encoding Fur family transcriptional regulator — translation MAIHDSIPKLGARNTRQRTAVVEVLRKLDKFASAKDIHQALIDDHQKVGLTTVYRTLQSLSEIDAVDALHMPSGETLYRHCDTDAHHHHLVCTRCGRTEEIDGGPIEQWASSVAKEHGFELTGHDAEIFGTCAECSAAS, via the coding sequence ATGGCCATCCACGACAGCATCCCGAAGCTCGGCGCGCGCAATACCCGTCAGCGCACCGCTGTGGTCGAGGTCCTTCGGAAGCTCGACAAGTTCGCGTCCGCCAAGGACATTCACCAGGCGCTTATCGACGACCACCAGAAGGTCGGCCTCACCACCGTCTACCGCACGCTGCAATCACTCTCTGAGATCGATGCGGTTGATGCGCTCCATATGCCTTCCGGCGAGACGCTGTACCGACATTGCGACACCGATGCCCATCACCACCATTTGGTGTGTACCAGGTGTGGCCGCACCGAAGAAATCGACGGCGGCCCCATCGAGCAGTGGGCCTCCTCGGTAGCCAAGGAACACGGCTTTGAGCTCACCGGGCACGATGCCGAGATCTTCGGCACGTGTGCCGAGTGCTCCGCAGCATCCTAA